A stretch of the Malus domestica chromosome 08, GDT2T_hap1 genome encodes the following:
- the LOC103410450 gene encoding probable 26S proteasome non-ATPase regulatory subunit 3 encodes MSNQDVQMKDDESQSQSKPSFHSDSASTLQHLKEAASFIEAASSTKEVRRISRAVRLTVALRRKLTAAVLSAFLDFALLPGSEAHAHLSAYLKNDKHDMEVDNDAAASPVQVPAKHALPELDIYCYLLVILFLIDQKRYDEAKACSSASIARIKSFNRRTVDVLASRLYFYYSFCYELTGNLAEIRGNLLALHRIATLRHDELGQETLLNLLLRNYLHYNLYDQAEKLRSKAPRFEAHSNQQFCRYLFYLGKIRTIQLEYTDAKESLLQAARKAPLAAQGFRIQCNKWAVLVRLLLGEIPERIIFMQKGMEKALRPYFELTNAVRIGDLELFRNVAAKFSGTFSKDQTHNLIVRLRHNVIRTGLRNISISYSRISLADVAEKLRLVSGNPIADAESIVAKAIRDGAIEASLDHANGWMVSKETGDIYSTNEPQAAFNSRIAFCLNMHNEAVRALRFPPNPHKEKESAERRERQQQEQELANHIAEDDDDDDF; translated from the exons atgagtAATCAAGACGTGCAGATGAAAGACGACGAATCCCAATCCCAATCCAAACCCTCTTTCCATTCCGATTCGGCTTCCACTCTGCAGC ATTTGAAGGAGGCGGCGTCGTTTATTGAGGCCGCTTCCTCCACCAAAGAGGTCCGCAGAATATCTCGCGCCGTCCGCCTCACGGTTGCGCTCCGCCGCAAGCTCACAGCCGCCGTGCTCTCTGCATTTCTCGATTTCGCTCTTCTTCCTGGTTCTGAAGCACACGCGCATTTGTCTGCCTACCTTAAG AATGATAAGCATGACATGGAAGTTGACAATGATGCTGCAGCTTCTCCTGTTCAAGTTCCGGCAAAGCACGCGTTGCCCGAGCTCGATATCTACTGTTACTTGCTTGTGATACTTTTTCTGATTGATCAGAAAAGATACGATGAG GCGAAAGCTTGTTCCTCAGCTAGTATTGCGCGAATTAAGAGTTTCAATAGAAGAACCGTCGATGTTCTAGCATCCAGATTGTACTTTTATTACTCGTTTTGCTATGAGCTGACTGGAAATCTTGCTGAAATTCGGGG CAACCTCCTTGCGCTGCATCGCATTGCCACATTGCGTCATGATGAGTTGGGTCAG GAAACACTTCTCAACCTGTTACTTCGAAACTATCTCCATTATAACCTATATGACCAGGCAGAGAAGCTAAGGTCTAAGGCACCACGATTTGAAGCACATTCAAACCAACAG TTTTGCCGTTATCTCTTCTACCTTGGAAAGATTCGGACAATACAATTGGAGTATACAGATGCAAAAGAGTCTCTCTTGCAGGCTGCTCGTAAAGCCCCTCTTGCAGCCCAAGGTTTCCGAATTCAATGTAACAAATGGGCTGTCTTGGTTCGCCTGCTGCTTGGGGAAATACCAGAGAGGATCATCTTCATGCAGAAAGGAATGGAAAAAGCTTTGAGGCCATACTTTGAACTTACAAAT GCTGTTCGAATTGGTGATTTAGAACTATTCAGAAATGTTGCAGCAAAGTTTTCTGGCACTTTCAGTAAGGACCAAACCCACAATTTAATTGTTCGGCTGCGACATAATGTCATCAGGACAGGATTGCGAAATATCAGCATCTCTTATTCGCGCATCTCACTTGCTGATGTTGCCGAGAAGTTAAGATTGGTTTCAGGAAACCCAATCGCGGATGCTGAAAGCATCGTGGCTAAGGCTATCCGTGACGGCGCCATTGAGGCCTCGTTAGATCATGCAAATGGGTGGATGGTGTCCAAGGAAACTGGAGACATTTACTCTACTAATGAGCCTCAGGCTGCTTTCAACTCCAGGATTGCCTTTTGTCTCAACATGCACAACGAAGCAGTTCGGGCCCTGCGGTTTCCTCCAAATCcacacaaggagaaagagagtgctgagaggagagagaggcaaCAACAGGAGCAAGAGCTTGCCAACCATATTGCAgaggacgacgacgacgacgatttTTAA